The following coding sequences lie in one Listeria ivanovii subsp. londoniensis genomic window:
- a CDS encoding ABC transporter ATP-binding protein, with the protein METVLQAKNVRKIYGIKGNVYTALENISIDIKKGEFTGIMGPSGAGKSTLLNVLSTIDKPTSGEIMISGQALENMDEQQMSMFRRNKLGFIFQDYNLLDTLTIRENIILPLALAKQPVKEIEAKLVVISEKFGIIDILDKYPSEVSGGQKQRTAASRAIITSPSLIFADEPTGALDSKSATNLLESLRDLNEQDNATIMMVTHDAFAASFCKRILFIKDGELYTEIYRGTKTRKEFFQKILDVLAKLGGDADDVI; encoded by the coding sequence ATGGAAACAGTTTTACAAGCAAAAAATGTTCGAAAGATTTATGGAATTAAAGGAAATGTCTATACTGCACTTGAAAATATCAGTATTGATATTAAAAAAGGAGAATTCACTGGTATTATGGGGCCTTCTGGGGCAGGGAAATCTACCTTGCTAAATGTGTTATCAACTATTGATAAACCTACTTCTGGTGAGATTATGATTTCCGGACAAGCACTTGAAAACATGGATGAACAACAAATGTCTATGTTCCGCCGTAATAAGTTAGGATTTATTTTTCAAGACTACAATCTCTTGGATACACTCACGATTCGTGAAAATATTATTCTTCCATTAGCACTTGCTAAACAACCTGTAAAAGAAATCGAAGCCAAACTCGTTGTTATTAGTGAAAAATTTGGCATCATAGATATTCTTGATAAATATCCTAGTGAAGTATCTGGGGGACAAAAACAACGTACAGCCGCTTCCCGTGCAATTATTACTTCCCCAAGTTTGATTTTTGCCGATGAACCAACTGGAGCATTAGATTCTAAATCTGCTACCAACTTACTGGAAAGTTTACGTGATTTAAATGAACAAGACAATGCGACAATTATGATGGTTACCCATGATGCTTTCGCCGCTAGTTTTTGTAAACGAATTTTATTTATTAAAGACGGCGAATTATATACCGAAATTTATCGTGGAACAAAAACGCGTAAGGAGTTCTTCCAGAAAATTCTAGACGTCCTTGCTAAACTGGGAGGCGACGCTGATGACGTTATTTGA
- a CDS encoding helix-turn-helix domain-containing protein: MRQQQIDFKWLEENFLTANEAAAFLGISKQALLSLAKRNVLPFTKKGNMVLFHRIDIELRLEKQQSLRKKYRPFEA; the protein is encoded by the coding sequence ATGCGCCAACAACAAATTGACTTTAAATGGTTAGAAGAAAACTTTCTGACAGCAAATGAAGCAGCTGCGTTTTTAGGTATATCGAAGCAAGCGCTCCTTTCCCTAGCAAAACGTAATGTGCTTCCCTTTACCAAAAAAGGTAATATGGTTCTCTTTCACCGGATTGATATTGAACTTCGCCTTGAGAAACAACAAAGTTTACGCAAAAAATATCGTCCATTTGAAGCCTAG
- a CDS encoding NADPH-dependent oxidoreductase has product MNDVLTLLRKHRSFRKYKQGVTIPEEKLAAIIRAAQSAPSWINGQHYSIIAIKDQARKNKIAELCGNQAYIAECSVFLCFVADFYRVKLASEMHKKSFAISGEEDLLMVAATDIGLSMQNALTAAESLDYGTICIGGLRRNITATSEFLGLPEFVMPVVGLCIGVPDVEVPVKPRLPKEAVYFEETYQTDVRSLLEAYDKEIIPFSEREGFVSYTERLAKFYDKPYYPNLTEQIKERGFLGGK; this is encoded by the coding sequence ATGAATGATGTTTTAACTTTGCTTAGAAAGCATCGCTCTTTTCGCAAGTATAAACAAGGAGTAACCATACCTGAAGAAAAATTAGCTGCAATTATTCGTGCTGCTCAAAGTGCTCCGTCGTGGATTAATGGTCAACATTATTCGATTATTGCGATTAAAGACCAAGCTCGCAAAAATAAAATCGCAGAACTATGTGGTAACCAAGCCTACATAGCGGAATGTTCTGTATTTCTTTGCTTCGTGGCAGACTTCTACCGAGTGAAATTGGCAAGTGAGATGCATAAGAAAAGTTTTGCTATTTCAGGCGAAGAAGATTTGCTTATGGTTGCTGCGACAGATATTGGCCTTAGCATGCAAAATGCGTTGACAGCAGCAGAATCACTTGACTACGGTACGATTTGTATTGGGGGATTAAGGAGGAATATTACTGCTACCTCTGAATTTCTAGGTTTACCGGAGTTTGTCATGCCTGTAGTCGGACTTTGTATTGGAGTACCAGATGTTGAAGTACCAGTCAAACCAAGATTACCCAAAGAAGCTGTATATTTTGAGGAAACTTATCAAACGGATGTGAGGTCTTTACTAGAAGCTTATGATAAAGAAATTATTCCATTTTCAGAACGAGAAGGTTTTGTTTCTTATACTGAACGACTAGCGAAATTTTATGATAAACCTTACTATCCAAATTTAACAGAACAAATAAAAGAAAGAGGCTTTTTAGGCGGGAAATAA
- a CDS encoding YbbR-like domain-containing protein codes for MDRILNNKWSIRIIALLLAAILFTSVNASNKDTTSFSTSASSDTEVIENVPVKVYYDKTNLYISGVPETVTVTISGPRSIVQSAKAQQDFTVYADLKNASIGTQEVKLQVKDVSDRLKVKVDPASVNVNVQEKVTKKFSVDVELSKSVIADGYQAGTPVIDPKKVSITGAKDTIEQIAYVKATLEDDGKHKSEFTDKATVSVFDSNLNKLDVEVSPQEVEVTVPVEKVGKSVPVKIKQEGTPESDIEISSMTPDKSEVVVVGDDAVLDKIKEIEIPIDVTKIKADTVKEVTVPVPNGAKSVQPTTIEVKIKTVKKSEANSESSTSEDKNDSDSNKTATDDRGDSDTNSKVSKSFSNMQVYMSGLKNTLDAQMITPANGKVSVTITGEKKVVDNVTVKDLSVIANLSKGKTGDFSVPLELNGLPDNVAYVINPISADFIITEKEAQNTVPSKNT; via the coding sequence ATGGATCGAATTTTAAATAACAAGTGGTCGATTCGGATTATAGCTTTATTACTTGCAGCCATCCTTTTCACATCAGTCAACGCAAGCAATAAAGATACAACTAGCTTTTCAACTAGTGCCTCAAGTGATACAGAAGTAATCGAAAACGTACCTGTAAAAGTTTATTATGATAAAACGAATTTATACATTTCTGGCGTTCCAGAGACAGTCACAGTGACCATTTCTGGACCAAGAAGTATTGTCCAATCGGCTAAAGCACAGCAAGATTTCACTGTTTACGCAGATTTGAAAAATGCGTCGATTGGGACACAAGAAGTGAAACTACAAGTAAAAGACGTCTCAGATAGACTCAAAGTAAAAGTGGATCCAGCTTCAGTAAACGTCAATGTGCAAGAAAAAGTGACGAAAAAATTCTCTGTTGATGTTGAATTAAGTAAATCAGTCATTGCGGATGGATATCAAGCAGGAACACCGGTCATTGATCCTAAAAAAGTATCTATCACAGGCGCAAAAGATACCATTGAGCAAATCGCCTATGTGAAAGCCACTTTGGAAGATGACGGGAAGCATAAATCGGAATTCACCGATAAAGCAACTGTTTCTGTATTTGATAGCAATTTGAATAAATTAGATGTAGAGGTTAGTCCACAAGAAGTCGAAGTCACTGTTCCCGTTGAGAAAGTGGGGAAATCCGTCCCAGTTAAAATTAAACAAGAAGGAACACCAGAGAGCGATATTGAAATCTCTAGCATGACGCCTGATAAGTCAGAAGTTGTTGTGGTCGGCGATGATGCGGTCCTTGATAAAATTAAAGAAATAGAAATCCCAATCGATGTAACTAAAATAAAAGCGGATACCGTTAAAGAAGTGACTGTTCCGGTCCCAAATGGAGCAAAATCAGTTCAACCAACGACAATTGAGGTTAAAATAAAAACTGTAAAAAAGTCTGAAGCAAATAGCGAATCAAGCACCTCAGAAGATAAAAATGATTCGGACTCCAACAAGACAGCGACAGATGATCGAGGGGATAGCGACACCAATTCTAAAGTATCTAAGTCTTTCTCCAATATGCAAGTGTACATGAGTGGTTTAAAAAACACCTTAGACGCACAAATGATTACACCAGCAAACGGTAAAGTCTCGGTAACTATTACTGGTGAGAAAAAAGTTGTGGATAATGTTACTGTAAAAGATTTGAGCGTTATTGCTAACTTAAGTAAAGGCAAAACAGGGGACTTCTCGGTTCCGCTAGAACTAAATGGTTTGCCTGATAATGTCGCGTATGTTATTAATCCAATATCAGCTGACTTTATAATTACAGAAAAAGAAGCACAAAATACGGTTCCATCGAAAAACACATAA
- a CDS encoding ABC transporter permease, whose amino-acid sequence MTLFDLAKKNIRHNFVHYFLYFASMIFSIMIYFTFLVLSKDPAVVERIDKSTKLSTAFSTSSVILLIFVAIFILYSNNFFTRKRKKEIGLYSLLGLRKKEIGRMLFYENFLMGLGALVIGILAGTLLSKIFVTILLNLINIGNIGGFAFSWEAVIQTSIVFLIITLFTSFSGYRIIYRTTLLDLFHSEAKREKSPKPSLILALLSLIFIALGYTIAGQPLESKGSIWVKLGLPIGSLVILASVIVGTALFITFFLPYLLAKLRKNKKLFYKGSNIISTSQLTFRISSNAKTLIVISILSATTLSVIGTISSIYYQANKSASTTAPSSFEYVIPKDASNNEKIIQTAGSDPEHPIEYQQESTYYIVPAKESNPDFIEYNINEGFPVISESNYNTLVKKQGNNEKAANLKENQAQMVLSFMYDERSKKEMIGEKYTLMTAGNPTVQIKSVVQDSPLGTVQGLLVLPDSQIKKIASDKHNKPVKLESISVQNAKKAQELAGKVQAVTPKDSMLLSYSTTYQGIITITGVLLFIGMFIGFVFLAATGSIIYFKQLTEAYNDIGTFDILQKIGLNRKDIRKTLAKQLLVVFLIPLVIGILHSSFALVGLSHMLGLDLTMPVIISTGIYTLMYIVYYFLTLNSYTNIVVGKKQ is encoded by the coding sequence ATGACGTTATTTGATTTAGCTAAAAAAAATATTCGCCACAATTTTGTCCATTACTTTCTATACTTTGCTTCGATGATTTTTAGTATTATGATTTATTTTACCTTTCTCGTTCTTTCTAAAGACCCCGCCGTTGTTGAACGAATTGATAAATCCACCAAATTATCCACCGCATTTTCCACATCATCTGTAATCTTACTTATTTTTGTAGCTATCTTCATTCTCTACTCAAATAATTTCTTCACTAGAAAACGTAAAAAAGAAATCGGCCTTTACTCTTTACTTGGTTTGCGTAAAAAAGAAATTGGACGGATGCTGTTTTACGAAAATTTCTTAATGGGACTTGGTGCACTAGTAATTGGTATTTTAGCAGGAACATTACTTTCTAAAATATTTGTTACTATTTTGCTGAACTTAATTAATATTGGAAATATTGGTGGCTTTGCTTTTTCATGGGAAGCTGTCATTCAAACAAGTATTGTCTTTTTAATCATCACTTTGTTCACATCGTTTTCAGGTTATCGAATCATCTATCGTACTACTTTACTTGATTTATTCCATTCTGAAGCGAAACGCGAAAAAAGCCCAAAACCATCATTAATTTTGGCGCTACTTTCGTTAATATTTATTGCGCTTGGCTATACTATCGCTGGGCAACCACTTGAATCAAAAGGATCCATCTGGGTAAAACTCGGCTTGCCAATTGGCTCACTCGTTATTTTAGCTTCTGTTATTGTAGGAACAGCTCTCTTCATTACATTCTTCCTACCATATTTACTGGCAAAACTGCGAAAAAATAAAAAGCTTTTTTATAAAGGTAGCAATATTATCTCTACATCACAATTAACATTCCGAATCTCATCCAATGCTAAAACGTTAATTGTTATTTCTATTCTTAGTGCTACAACACTTTCTGTTATTGGTACAATCAGCAGCATTTACTATCAAGCAAATAAATCTGCAAGTACAACTGCACCATCTAGTTTTGAATATGTCATTCCAAAAGATGCTTCTAACAATGAAAAAATTATCCAAACAGCTGGAAGCGACCCGGAACACCCAATAGAATATCAACAAGAAAGTACTTATTATATTGTTCCAGCCAAGGAATCTAACCCAGATTTTATTGAATATAATATTAACGAAGGTTTCCCAGTTATTTCAGAATCTAATTATAATACCCTTGTGAAAAAGCAAGGAAACAACGAAAAGGCTGCCAATCTAAAAGAAAACCAAGCTCAAATGGTTCTCTCATTCATGTATGATGAACGTTCTAAAAAAGAAATGATTGGCGAAAAATATACATTAATGACAGCTGGAAATCCAACAGTTCAAATCAAATCTGTTGTGCAAGACTCTCCACTTGGCACCGTTCAAGGATTACTTGTTTTACCAGACAGTCAAATAAAAAAAATCGCATCTGACAAACATAATAAACCAGTTAAGCTTGAATCCATATCTGTCCAAAATGCAAAAAAAGCACAAGAATTAGCTGGAAAAGTACAGGCTGTGACTCCAAAAGATAGTATGCTTCTTTCTTATAGCACCACTTATCAAGGAATCATTACCATCACAGGTGTCCTTCTCTTCATCGGAATGTTCATCGGTTTTGTCTTCTTAGCGGCAACAGGAAGCATCATTTACTTCAAACAATTAACGGAAGCTTACAATGACATCGGTACATTTGATATCCTACAAAAAATCGGGCTTAACCGAAAAGACATTCGAAAAACACTTGCTAAGCAGTTGCTAGTAGTCTTCTTAATTCCGTTAGTTATCGGTATTTTGCATAGTAGTTTTGCGCTAGTTGGCCTTTCTCATATGTTAGGTCTAGATTTAACGATGCCAGTTATCATCTCCACTGGAATTTACACACTGATGTATATTGTCTACTATTTCCTTACTTTAAATAGTTACACAAACATAGTTGTAGGTAAAAAACAGTAA
- the glmM gene encoding phosphoglucosamine mutase — MGKYFGTDGVRGVANSELTPELAFRLGRMGGYVLTRHVGEHPRVLVARDTRISGEMLESALIAGLVSVGIEVMRLGVISTPGVAYLTKAQGASASVMISASHNPVDDNGIKFFGSDGFKLSDDQEEEIEQLLDTAEDTLPRPSGEGLGTVSDYFEGKQKYIQYLKQTIENDFNGYHIALDCANGATSGLATHLFADLDADISSMGASPNGLNINDGVGSTHPEALAAFVLEKKADVGLAFDGDGDRVIAIDEIGQIVDGDKIMFICAKYLREQGLLNSNTIVSTVMSNLGFYKGLKELNIEDVQTAVGDRYVVEAMREGNYNLGGEQSGHIIFLDHNTTGDGLLSGIQLINVMKATGKKLSELASEMKTFPQKLENIRVSDKNHVTDNPKVSKVISEVETEMAGNGRVLVRPSGTEPLVRVMVEAATKEKTDEYCERISAVVRAEMALND; from the coding sequence ATGGGTAAATATTTTGGTACGGATGGAGTTAGAGGGGTAGCGAACTCAGAATTAACACCAGAACTTGCATTCCGATTAGGTCGAATGGGTGGTTATGTATTAACTCGCCATGTAGGTGAACATCCGCGTGTGCTTGTTGCTCGGGATACACGAATCTCCGGTGAAATGCTTGAATCCGCTTTAATCGCTGGTCTTGTGTCAGTTGGGATAGAAGTAATGCGTTTAGGGGTCATTTCAACTCCAGGAGTAGCTTATTTAACAAAAGCACAAGGAGCATCTGCAAGTGTGATGATTTCAGCTAGTCACAATCCAGTAGATGATAACGGGATTAAGTTCTTCGGTTCAGATGGCTTTAAACTTTCTGATGACCAAGAAGAAGAAATTGAACAACTTTTAGATACCGCAGAAGATACACTACCACGTCCTAGTGGCGAAGGTTTAGGAACCGTTAGCGATTATTTTGAAGGTAAACAAAAATATATTCAATACTTAAAACAAACAATTGAAAATGACTTTAATGGTTATCATATCGCATTAGATTGTGCTAATGGAGCCACTTCTGGACTTGCAACACATTTATTTGCAGATCTAGATGCAGATATAAGTTCGATGGGAGCATCTCCAAATGGACTGAATATCAATGATGGTGTTGGTTCAACACATCCAGAAGCCCTAGCTGCTTTTGTTTTAGAAAAAAAAGCGGATGTTGGTTTAGCTTTTGATGGTGATGGAGACCGAGTAATTGCGATTGACGAAATTGGCCAAATTGTCGATGGAGACAAAATTATGTTCATTTGTGCGAAATATCTACGCGAACAAGGTCTTTTAAATAGCAACACGATTGTTTCCACTGTCATGAGTAATCTTGGTTTTTACAAAGGTTTAAAAGAACTTAACATTGAGGATGTACAAACGGCTGTTGGAGATCGTTATGTAGTGGAAGCAATGCGTGAAGGTAACTATAATCTTGGTGGGGAGCAATCCGGTCATATTATTTTCTTGGATCATAATACAACTGGTGATGGTCTTTTATCCGGAATCCAACTAATTAATGTTATGAAAGCAACAGGGAAAAAATTGTCGGAACTGGCTTCTGAAATGAAAACTTTCCCACAAAAACTTGAAAATATTCGCGTTAGTGATAAAAACCATGTAACTGATAATCCAAAAGTAAGTAAAGTCATCAGCGAGGTAGAAACTGAAATGGCTGGAAATGGTCGTGTACTTGTTCGCCCATCTGGAACAGAACCGCTTGTCAGAGTTATGGTAGAAGCAGCAACAAAAGAAAAAACAGATGAATATTGTGAACGTATTTCAGCAGTTGTTCGTGCTGAAATGGCGCTTAATGACTAA
- the manA gene encoding mannose-6-phosphate isomerase, class I yields the protein MTEALFLNPVFQDRIWGGTKLHDYFGYDIPSDTTGEDWAISAHPNGPSVVKNGEFKGKTLAELWKENPALFGNPKEAVFPLLTKILDANTDLSVQVHPNDQYAKTHENGELGKTECWYIIDCAPGAELIYGHKAASKEEFASWAKNGEWDKLLRKVAIKPGEFYYVPSGTIHALGTGTLVLETQQSSDTTYRVYDYDRKDAEGNLRELHLDKAIDVTTAPHVDVKLDIQTETRGGLTETTFVSNDFFSVFKWEVDGTAEFTAKAPYTLVSILDGEAVLTIDGKDQTIKKGDHFILPNEVKTWAITGKITAIVSNPPVK from the coding sequence ATGACAGAAGCACTATTTTTAAACCCTGTTTTCCAAGATCGAATTTGGGGTGGAACGAAATTACATGATTACTTTGGTTATGATATTCCGTCTGATACTACTGGAGAAGATTGGGCGATTTCCGCGCATCCAAATGGTCCTTCTGTAGTTAAAAATGGCGAATTTAAAGGGAAAACGTTAGCAGAGTTATGGAAAGAAAATCCAGCACTTTTTGGAAATCCGAAAGAAGCTGTTTTTCCACTTTTAACGAAGATTTTAGATGCAAATACCGATCTTTCGGTTCAAGTACATCCAAATGACCAGTATGCGAAAACACACGAAAATGGCGAATTAGGTAAAACAGAATGCTGGTATATCATTGACTGTGCTCCGGGCGCAGAATTGATTTATGGACATAAAGCAGCTAGCAAGGAAGAATTTGCTAGTTGGGCGAAAAATGGTGAATGGGACAAATTACTTCGCAAAGTAGCAATCAAACCTGGCGAATTCTATTATGTTCCAAGCGGTACGATTCATGCACTGGGTACTGGAACTTTAGTGCTTGAAACGCAACAAAGTTCTGATACAACTTATCGCGTGTATGATTATGATCGTAAAGATGCAGAAGGAAACTTGCGCGAATTGCACTTAGATAAAGCAATCGACGTAACAACTGCTCCCCATGTGGATGTGAAACTAGATATCCAAACCGAAACACGTGGCGGTTTGACAGAAACCACTTTTGTTTCCAATGATTTCTTTAGTGTCTTCAAGTGGGAAGTGGATGGTACGGCTGAATTTACAGCCAAAGCGCCGTACACATTAGTAAGTATTTTAGATGGAGAAGCAGTGCTTACAATTGATGGTAAAGACCAAACTATAAAAAAAGGTGACCATTTTATTTTACCAAATGAAGTGAAAACTTGGGCAATAACTGGCAAAATTACAGCGATAGTTTCTAATCCTCCTGTAAAATAA
- a CDS encoding GNAT family N-acetyltransferase: protein MHWTIWDKSKPSPLELLLEADPSETQITQYLDKSTVFELKDDEKTMGVVCLLPINNHQIEIMNIAVLESIRNNGLGKKLLEKAFDFANSYHFTELIVKTGNSSINQLAFYQKNGFRIQKIVPNYFSEQYPNQAIIENGIPCLDQIILLKEIKS, encoded by the coding sequence ATGCACTGGACAATCTGGGACAAAAGCAAGCCTTCACCGCTTGAACTTCTTCTAGAAGCCGATCCTAGCGAAACACAAATTACTCAATATCTAGATAAATCTACTGTTTTCGAGTTAAAAGATGACGAAAAAACAATGGGTGTTGTTTGCTTATTACCAATAAATAACCATCAAATAGAGATTATGAATATCGCTGTTTTGGAATCTATCAGGAATAATGGCCTTGGAAAGAAACTTTTAGAAAAAGCTTTTGACTTTGCTAATTCCTATCATTTTACTGAACTAATCGTTAAAACTGGTAATTCGAGTATTAATCAGCTTGCCTTCTATCAAAAAAATGGTTTTCGAATCCAAAAAATTGTTCCTAATTATTTTTCGGAACAGTATCCAAACCAAGCTATTATCGAAAATGGCATACCTTGCTTAGACCAAATTATTTTATTAAAAGAAATAAAATCCTGA
- the nagA gene encoding N-acetylglucosamine-6-phosphate deacetylase, whose translation MAMIKNVKVYQKNDVMDVTVIIEKNIIKEVLPSDKFAPENYSEEQIFDGKGQLLIPGMIDVHIHGANNYNMMDGSTESIQAVSMACAETGCTSFLVTSVSSSLEDLIQMIKQTKKVIGKEKGAKIAGIHLEGPYLNIEKKGMQNPAYLRHPDLNEMIQIFDEADGLIKMVTIAPELPGGIELIEFLKKRDVVVAIAHSNATYEEAQNAFEKGASHITHCFNAMPTIHHRSPGLVTAALENDSISVQTIVDGVHLHPGIVRLIHKIKGPDKVVLTTDALQAMGVGDGAYIFGGHQVTVKEGIARLEDGTLASSTVTMNKSLRLSTEFGINLQDSIQMATSTPATILGMENLGQIEEGYMADLVLLDNKFEVLCTWINGEKY comes from the coding sequence ATGGCAATGATCAAAAACGTGAAAGTTTATCAGAAAAATGACGTAATGGATGTAACTGTTATTATAGAAAAAAATATAATAAAAGAAGTTTTACCGAGCGATAAATTTGCTCCTGAAAATTATTCAGAAGAGCAAATTTTTGATGGAAAGGGCCAACTGCTGATTCCAGGAATGATTGACGTTCATATTCATGGAGCTAATAATTACAATATGATGGATGGTTCAACAGAAAGCATTCAAGCCGTTTCTATGGCATGTGCAGAAACAGGATGTACTAGCTTTTTAGTTACATCGGTTAGTTCCTCTTTGGAAGACTTGATTCAAATGATTAAGCAAACAAAAAAAGTGATTGGAAAAGAGAAAGGCGCAAAAATTGCAGGAATTCATTTGGAAGGCCCCTACCTTAATATAGAAAAAAAAGGTATGCAAAACCCAGCATATTTAAGGCATCCTGATTTAAATGAAATGATACAAATTTTTGATGAAGCAGACGGTTTGATTAAAATGGTAACTATTGCTCCGGAATTGCCTGGTGGTATTGAACTAATTGAATTCTTGAAAAAAAGAGATGTCGTTGTTGCAATTGCGCACTCCAATGCAACTTATGAAGAGGCACAGAATGCTTTTGAAAAAGGGGCAAGCCACATTACTCACTGCTTCAATGCAATGCCGACAATCCATCATAGATCACCAGGACTCGTTACAGCAGCTTTGGAAAACGATTCGATTAGTGTTCAAACAATTGTAGACGGCGTACACCTTCACCCTGGAATTGTGCGTCTCATTCATAAAATTAAAGGACCAGATAAAGTCGTTCTTACTACTGACGCCCTTCAAGCTATGGGAGTTGGCGATGGCGCGTATATTTTTGGTGGTCATCAAGTAACTGTCAAGGAAGGAATAGCACGCTTAGAAGACGGAACCTTAGCTTCAAGTACCGTGACGATGAATAAATCTTTACGGTTAAGTACGGAGTTTGGTATTAACTTGCAAGATTCTATTCAAATGGCAACAAGTACGCCAGCAACTATTTTAGGAATGGAAAATTTGGGCCAAATTGAAGAAGGTTATATGGCTGACTTAGTTTTACTTGATAACAAATTTGAGGTTCTATGTACATGGATTAATGGTGAAAAATACTGA
- a CDS encoding alpha/beta fold hydrolase — protein MSFFKHEGIGFNYEIQGEGIPLLFLHGLGDNLEFAFETFNKDEKIQLISMDQRGHGKSGHDSKKLSYDRLASDALALMDYLGIQHFYVGGLSMGAGVALNLAVHETNRVSGLILLRSSATDEPMKKEVIEWFRTVSNYLPKKNGKQLFEQDPIFQSIKDTYPKAIDTFERYFEDEASVHYYKKFIDIPKDSPIKNKSELTNLTIPVLILSNKHDVIHPIEYSLFYERYIENSSYFELTPKTVDAEKHKLEIDTYIKTFIIGIQKTVYKS, from the coding sequence ATGTCATTTTTTAAACACGAAGGAATTGGCTTTAACTATGAAATACAAGGAGAGGGCATACCACTTTTGTTTCTTCATGGATTAGGTGATAATTTAGAATTTGCTTTTGAAACATTTAATAAAGACGAAAAAATTCAATTAATTTCAATGGATCAAAGAGGTCATGGGAAAAGCGGACATGACTCTAAAAAACTTAGCTACGATAGATTGGCAAGTGATGCTTTAGCGTTAATGGATTATTTAGGGATACAGCATTTTTATGTCGGTGGATTATCTATGGGCGCTGGTGTTGCATTGAATTTAGCAGTTCATGAGACAAATAGAGTGTCGGGGTTGATATTACTTAGGAGTTCTGCGACAGATGAGCCGATGAAAAAAGAAGTGATAGAATGGTTTAGAACAGTAAGTAACTATTTGCCGAAAAAAAACGGAAAACAGTTATTTGAACAGGATCCGATATTTCAATCTATAAAAGATACCTACCCTAAAGCAATTGATACTTTTGAGCGATATTTTGAAGATGAGGCCTCTGTTCATTACTATAAAAAATTTATTGATATACCTAAAGATAGTCCGATAAAAAACAAAAGTGAACTAACTAATTTAACCATTCCAGTCCTTATACTTTCCAATAAGCATGATGTGATTCATCCGATTGAATATAGTTTGTTTTATGAACGATATATTGAAAATTCCAGTTATTTTGAGCTCACACCTAAGACAGTTGATGCAGAGAAACATAAATTGGAAATAGATACCTATATTAAAACCTTTATTATAGGTATCCAAAAAACGGTGTATAAAAGTTAG
- the hemQ gene encoding hydrogen peroxide-dependent heme synthase gives MNEAVKTLDGWFCLHDFRSVDWAAWRELNPTNQELMLNELSHFLSDMEITKNIGEGEHTIYSILGQKADLVFFTLRDSLETLNEVENKFNKLAIADYLLPTYSYISVVELSNYLASHMAGGEDPYQNKGVRARLYPALPPKKHICFYPMSKKRDGADNWYMLPMNERQQLIRDHGMIGRSYAGKVQQIIGGSIGFDDYEWGVTLFSDDALEFKRIVTEMRFDEASARYAEFGSFFIGNLLPSENLSKLFTI, from the coding sequence GTGAATGAAGCAGTAAAAACATTAGATGGTTGGTTTTGTCTCCATGATTTTCGTTCGGTTGATTGGGCAGCTTGGCGTGAGTTAAATCCAACTAATCAAGAATTGATGTTGAATGAGTTAAGTCATTTTTTAAGTGATATGGAAATTACGAAAAATATCGGTGAAGGGGAACACACAATTTATAGTATCCTTGGTCAAAAAGCAGATCTTGTTTTTTTCACTTTACGCGATTCGCTTGAAACGTTAAATGAAGTCGAAAACAAGTTTAATAAATTAGCTATTGCCGATTACTTATTACCAACTTATTCCTACATATCTGTTGTCGAATTAAGTAATTATCTGGCTTCTCATATGGCTGGAGGCGAAGATCCTTATCAAAACAAAGGTGTGCGTGCTAGACTTTATCCAGCTCTGCCTCCTAAAAAACACATCTGTTTTTATCCAATGAGCAAAAAACGCGATGGTGCTGATAATTGGTATATGCTTCCAATGAATGAACGCCAACAATTGATTCGTGACCATGGCATGATTGGTCGCTCTTACGCTGGTAAAGTACAACAAATTATCGGTGGTTCAATTGGTTTTGATGACTATGAATGGGGTGTCACTTTATTTTCTGACGACGCACTGGAATTTAAACGAATCGTTACAGAAATGCGTTTTGACGAAGCAAGCGCGCGATATGCAGAATTTGGTTCTTTCTTTATCGGAAACCTGTTACCTTCCGAAAATCTATCTAAACTATTTACCATTTAA